The region GGGCCTGGTCCTTGCGCTCCTGCTGGTGGCTGCCACCGTAGTGGTCCGGAAGCTTGCCGCCCGTGACGAGCGGTCCGCCTTCGTGATGGGCAGCGTGTATGCGGGTGCCCTGTTTGTCCTGTCGCTGATCCTCATGATCCTTTTCGAAGTCCAGGACCTGGATTATTCGACGACGCGCACCGCGCCGTTGCCGATCGGAACGGTCATGTCCCTGATCATGGTGCTGACCTGGGTTATGCCCTTCGCGGTTCTGGCCGTGCTTTGGCTGGACAAGGCTGCGCGGGCACACTTCAAGTCGCTGCCCGCTTCCGGAAACTCGGGCACCGGTTTCGCCTTTGAAGGGGCTCCGGCCCGGGCACAGGTTCCCGCCATTCCGACGCCGGCCACTTTCGTCGGGGCTCAGCAGCCGCAGTTCCCGCAGCAGGGCCAGCCCGCTGGACAGCCCGTTCAGCAGCAGGCACCGGTTCAGCCCCAGCAGCAGGCGCCGGTTCAGCCCCAGCGGGCTCCCGTGCAGGAACCGGTGGTGGAACAGGCTCCCGTCCAGGCGCCCCAGCACGCAGCTCCCGTCCAGGAACCCGTGCAGACTGCGGTAACCGAGTCGCCGGACCAGGACCAGGACCCGGACCAGGGCCAGGACCAGGACGAGGAAGTGTCCGAGGACACCGTTCGGCGTACGCCGGCCGCTGACCCGGATGCCGCCCTCCTGGCCGAAGCTGCCGATCCGGCCACACCCCTGGTCCGGCTCCAGGAGCTGGCTACCCACCCGCGGGCCCGGGTAGTCGTGGCAGCCAACCCGTCCACCTACCCGGCACTGCTGACCTGGCTGAGCCAGCTCGGCGATCCGGCCGTGAACGAGGCGCTGGGCCGCCGTCGGTAACCGGCCCTTAGTAATAGGTATGAAGCGGCGGCCGACGTCGTTGGTACGGGTTATCACTGCCAACGACGCCGGCCGCCGGCCTTTAACTTCCACCCGCTCAAGGATTCAGGGGCGCTCATGAAAAACTCCGCAGGCCCTGGCGCGAAGCGGCGTGCAGCAGCCGGCATCGTGGGGGCCGCAATACTGCTCTCCGGGTGCTCGACCGCCCCTGCCGCGGGACCGCCGTCGGGCAGTACGACGACGGCGTCGGCGGCCAGCCCCGATCCCACCCCGAGCCCAACCCCCACGCCGTTACCGCCCCGGCCCTCGGGCTGGCTCGCGGAGGTAACCGGCGACGCCGGACGCCTGGCTATCCTCGGTGACTCCTTCGCCGCGGGAGAGGGGGCCGGCGATTACCAGCCTGCGGTACCCGGCGTCCGGGATTCCTGCCACCGCAGCCTCCACCCGCCCGCTGCGGAACTGTTTGCCCCGCAGAACATCGCGAACCTCGCATGTTCCCGGGCCACCACCGGGCACCTGACCGCTCCGCAACGACTGGCCGCCCTGGATCCCGGAGCCGGACCGACTACCGACCCCGGCACGGTCCCGGCGCAGCTGGAGCAGCTGCAGGGCTTCGAACCGACCTTGGTGGTGCTCTCGGTGGGCGGCAACAACCTCGACTTCGCCGGAATCCTGCAGGCCTGCCTGCTGGAAACCACTCCCTGCAGCGATGACCCGCAGCTGGCCGCCCACGCGGCGGAGCAGCTGTCCGGCCTCGAGGCCGACCTAATGGACGCCTATGCCAGCGTCGCGACGGCCGTCCCTGCTCCCGTGCTGGTGCTTCCGTACCCCCAGCTTTTCGATGAGCCAGACGGCGACTGCGGCCGGCTCAGCACGGAGGAGCAACGCTTCGGCCGGGACCTCATCAATGACTTGAACGCCGTCATCCGGTCCGCCGTGGACAGCTCCTCCGCGCCGAACGTCTACTACGTGGACGCCGTCGAACAGGCCCTGGCCGGACACGGCGCCTGCAGCCCGGAACCGTTTGTCCATGCCGCGGATGTCTCCGGGCTGCTGCAGGCCGCCGATTCGGTTACCGCCAGCCAGGAGCTGCTGCACCCCACCTCTGCGGGCTACCGTGCCATGACGGCGGAGCTGGTCCGCTGGGCCGCAGGGCACCCCGTGCCGCAGTGAGCCGCATCACGGCAAAGCCCGGCGGCTGCGTAATACTAGGACTGCCGGCAAGGACGCCGGCCAGCAACGAGAGGACGGTCGCACCGTGACGGAACCCCCGCAGCAGACCCAGGCATTCGCAGGATTCGCCACGCTCCGGGTGAGCGAGGGAGCGGACCGGGTCCACGTCCAGCTGCACCGGCCCGAGGTCCGCAACGCCATTGACGCGGCCATGGTGAAGGAACTGCATGCGGTCTGCGCCGAACTGGAGCGGCAGCCGCGGGTCCTGATCCTCTCCGGTACCGAGGCCGGCGGAAAGGGGTTCTTTGCCTCCGGGGCGGACATCACCGAGCTGCGCGAACGCCGCCGCGATGACGCCCTGGCCGGCATCAACTCCGGCCTCTTCACCCGGATAGCCGCCCTGCCGCTGCCGGTCATCGCCGCACTGGACGGATTTGCCCTGGGCGGCGGAGCGGAACTGGCCTACGCCGCGGACTTCCGGCTGGGCACACCACGGCTGAAGATCGGCCAGCCCGAAGCAGGGCTGGGAATCATGGCGGCTGCCGGAGCCACCTGGCGGCTGAAGGAGCTGGTGGGGGAGCCGCTCGCCAAAGACATGCTGCTGGCCGGACGGATCCTGTCCGGGGAGGAAGCACTGGCCGTCCGGCTGATCACCGAACTCCACCACCCCGCCGGCCTGCTGGCCGCCGCCCACGCGCTCGCGGACCGCATCACCGCCTCCGATCCGCTGGCCCTCCGCCTGACCAAAGCGGCCTTCGCCGCCCCGCGGGAAGCGCATCCGCTGATCGACAACCTCGCCCAGGGAATCCTCTTTGAATCCGAGGCCAAGTTCGACCGCATGCAGGACTTCCTCGACCGCAAGGAGAATTCCCGTGGCCCTCGAGAGCGCTGACACCGGCACCGTTCCGGCACGGGTAGGGGTGCTGGGCGGCGGACGCATGGGAGCAGGTATTGCCCACGCCTTCCTCCTGGCCGGAGCGGAGGTGGTGGTGGTCGAACGGGACCGGGAAGCCGCCGACGCCGCCCGCACCCGGATCGCCGGGTCCCTCGCCAAAAGCGTGGAACGCGGGGATACGGACGCAAGTGCCCAAGAGCTCGCCGACCGTGCAGCCTTCGCCGTGGATTACGGACAGTTTGCGGTCTGCGGCCTGGTGGTGGAGGCGGTACCGGAGGACTTCGCGCTGAAGTCCGCGGCCCTGCGCGCTGTGGAGGAACAGCTTGACGACGGCGCCTGGCTGGCGACCAACACGTCCTCGTTGTCCGTGGACCGGCTGGCTGCGGGTTTGAAGCGGCCGGAGAACTTCTGCGGCCTGCACTTCTTCAATCCCGTGCCGTCTTCCCGTTTGGTGGAACTGGTCCTCGGCGCCCGGACGTCGGAGCAGCTGGCCGCCAGCGCACAGGAATGGATCGAAGCCCTGGGCAAGGCCGCCGTCGTCGTCCGCGATGCGCCCGGCTTCGCGTCCTCCCGGCTCGGCGTCGCCATTGCCCTGGAGGCCATGCGGATGGTCGAGGAGGGGGTGGCGTCCGCCGAGGATATCGACGCCGCCATGACGCTGGGCTACCGCCATCCCACCGGCCCGCTGCGCACCACGGACCTGGTGGGACTGGACGTCCGGCTGGGGATTGCCGAGTACCTGCACTCGACACTGGGGGACCGCTTCGCGCCGCCGCAGATCCTCCGGGAGAAGGTGGCCCGCGGCGAACTCGGACGGAAGACCGGGCAGGGTTTCTTCAGCTACGAATAGCTTCGCCCGGAGCCACCGTGTCCAGGAAGGTCCGGACCATGGCGGGGTGGTCCAGCGCCATGGCCACCGAAATCACCGGTGCCGGGGCGAGCAGGCCGTGCACCGTGTCCTCGCCGGCGATTCTCCGCCGGTCCACCAGGGTCTGGCCGCGGCTGTGCCCGGCAAGCTCCACCCGCACCGGGTAATCCTCCAGCACCACGGTTTCCGGTGCGGCAATCAGGCAGGCGGCACCGGCGTCGCCGATGGTCATGGGGTCCAGGGTGCCGTCATTGGCGCTCACCGTGGGAAGCGGCTCCGCGCCCAGGACACCTCCGGCCGCCCGGGTCCGGGCACCCAAGGCCAGCAGCGAACCCACGAGCCGGGCACCGGGATCCGCGGAGGCTTCCAGCTTTAGGTACTGCGGCGCATCGAGGGTCGCGAGCATAAAGACGTCCAGCCCGTACATGGTCACGGGAACACCGCTCTCCAGCACCACTGCCAGCGCCTCGGGATCATGCCAGGCATTGAACTCGGCATGCGAGGTGGCATTACCCATCCCGGCGGATCCGCCCATAAACACGATCCGTTCCAGCTTCCGGGCCGTGAGCGGGTAGGCCCGCAGGAACACCGCCAGGTTGGTCAGCGGGCCGATGCCCAGCAGGGTCACCGGTTCCGGAGACTCTTCGATGGTGCGGTGCAGCAGTTCGACGGCGGCCAGGGGTGAAGCCGATGCGCTGGCGGCGGGCAGCTGCAGCCCGCCGATCCCGTTGGCGCCGTGGAAGGCGTGTGCATTGCGGGGCTCGTTGATCAGCGGCCGCTCCGCCCCGCGGGCCACCGGAACGTCCGGCCGTCCGGCGAGGTCCAGCACGTCCAGGGTGTTGCGGAGCACCTGGTCGACGTCGGTGTTCCCGGCTACGCAGGTCACGGCGCGCAGGTCGATGCGCGGGCTGCGGGCCAGGAAGGTCAGGGCCAGGGCATCGTCCACGCCGGTGTCGACGTCGGCAATCACCGGGATGCGGCGCGGTTGATCGGGGGAGGAAGAAGAATGCACGGCGCCGTCTTTCGCTTAACCTGCTGGAAATTACCTGACAAGGTAACCAGAGAATTAAACCCTGCGGTACTTCATGAAGGGGGAAGGCATGCCGACCACGCTTCCGCGGGATACCGTCGCCGTCCTGGGCGGCGGTGTGCTGGGACTTTCCACTGCGGTGCAGCTGCTGCGCGGCGGTGCGGACGTGCTGCTGGTGACGGAAGCGGAGGTGGGCAGCGGAGCCTCCGGGCGCTCGCTGTCCTGGCTGAACGCCGGCGGCGGTTACGGCGAGGATTACTACCGGCTGCGGATGGCCGGTATCGACCGGTACCGGACCCTGCTGGCGCAGAACCCCGGCATCGAATGGCTTGCCTTCGACGGCGGCCTGTACTGGGATGACGACCCGTTCGTTGTCGTCGAGCGGCACAACGGTCAGACCCGGCAGGGCTACGACGCCCGGATGCTGGAACGCGAAGACGTTCCGGCAATGGTGCCCGGCGTGGACCCGGGGGTGTTGCCGCACCGGGTGCTGGTCAACCCGGGCGAAGGCTGGGTGTCGCTCCCGCACCTGGTCCGGTACCTGGCCGAGGAATTCACGATGCGCGGCGGCACCCTGATTGAATACGCCGGCAGGTGCACGGTTACCCGCGCGGTTCCGGGCGGCGCCGGGCCCGACGGCGGCATCAGGGCGCGCGGGATCCGCACCGCCGGCGGGGAAGAATACGGGGCCGACGCCGTCGTCGTCGCCTGCGGAGCCGGCACCCCCGCAGTACTCGCCGAGGCCGGCGTCCACCTGCCCGATGCCTCCGACCCGGCCATGCTGGTGATCAGCGAACCGGTGGACCACGGACTGCGGGCCGTGCTGAACACGCCCCGGATTTCGCTGCGCCCGCACCCCGGCGGACGGCTCGCCATGGATTCCACCTGGTACTTGGACCGGGTGCAGCGCCTGGAGGACGGCAGCTGGAGTGTGGATCCCGAGGTGTCGGCCGAGCTGGCGGCGGAGGCGAGCCGGGTGCTGGCCGGGCATCCGGAGGTGGTGCCGCAGAGCCGGCAGCCGGGGTTGAAACCGGTGCCGGGGGACGGCGAACCGGTGCTCGGTGAGCTTGCCGCGCTGCCCGGCTGCTGGACCGCCTTCACGCACTCCGGGGCCACGCTCGGCCTGATCGCCGGGGAGCTGGTGGCCGCGGAAATCCTCACCGGCCGCCGGCACCCGCTGCTGGAACCGTTCCGGCCCGAGCGTTTCAATTTCGGTTGGGACTCCTAAGCCGGCGGGTTTCTAGGCTTGCCGGTTCCTAGGCCGGTTCCTAGGCCGGGCGCGGCGCGGCCAGCACCGGAGCGAAGGCCAGCTCCGCGGCGCCGACCAGCAGCAGTTCCGAACGCAGCGCCGCCCGGCGCAGCTGTACCCGCCGGCCCAGGCCTGCCACCGCCTCGGCGGCAACGGCGTCGGTCAGCCGCTGGGGATTGGAAGCAAACAGGGTGCCGAGGAAACCGCCCAGGACAATCGTGTCCGGATTGAAGATGTTCACGAAGTTCGTCAGCGCCACTGCCAGCTGATCCAGCTGCCGGTCCGCCTCGGCGCGGACTGCAGCGGTCTGCTGTTCGGCCATCGCCGCGTCCAGCGTGTCCTGGTCCGCACGGTCCAGGCCCAGCACCTCCAGTAGTCCGGCCAGGTTCACTTCCGTTTCCAGGCAGCCGCGCCGGCCGCAGTGGCACCGTTCACCGTCGCTGCGGACCAGCGTGTGTCCGAGCTCGCCCGCGTAGCCGTCCGCCCCGCGCAGCGGCCTGCCGGCGACGATGATCCCGCCGCCGATCCCGCTCGCACTGCCGTTGAGGTAGACGGCATTGTCGGTGTCGACGGCGGCACCGAAGAGACTCTCGGCCACCGAACCCAGGGTGGCATCGTTGCCGGCGAAGACCGGCAGGGCCAGTGCCTCGGCCAGGGGATCGGCCAGCGGCTCGTTCCGCCAACCCAGGTGCGGTGCCAGCAGCACCTGGCCGTCGGAGGTGCGGGTGAGCCCGGGAACGGCCACGCCGACCCCGGCAATCCGGTCCATTCCGGCCAGGTCCGGAGCCATCCCGGCCAGCACGGCGCGGGTGATGCTTACCGTCTCGGCCACGCTCGGCCGGGAAACCGTGTCGTGGCGGACCCGGCGGTGTACCCGGCCGCCCAGTCCCACCAGGCCGACGGTCACGGCGTCGACGTCGGGATGGACCACTACGGCGGCCACCCGCTCGTTGGGGTGGACCAGCGGGCTGGGCCGGCCGACCCGTCCGGCGGGCGGATCCGTCTCGTAAGCCAGCCCCATGCCGGCCAGTTCGCCGACGAGGGCACCGATGGTGGAGCGGTTGAAGCCGGTAAGCCGGGTCAGGTCCGCGCGGGAGAGCTGCCCGTTCCGGTGCAGCAGGGTCAGGATGCGGGAGAGGTTGGCGGACCGCAGGTTATCGGTACCGCGGCCTGCCGGTGCAGGGGCGCTGATAATGCCGCGTTCCACGTCTTTGTTTCCTCCCCGGTTACTGGTCATCCTCCAGCCTACCTGTCGACGTCACGATTTGGTTGGGGGCGGCAACAAAATATCCTCCGGCAGCCCGCACTGCGTGCGGGGCGGAAGCTTTTTCGTCCGGGAACCATTGACACCGGACCGCTGCCCGAATATGTTGTTGCTTCCAACTAATACTTGATCTGGAGCTATCGTGACAATGACGCCATCGCCTTCCGACCGCTTTACCTTCGGCCTCTGGACCATCGGCTGGACCGGAACCGACCCCTTCGGCACACCGACGCGGGCCGCACTGGATCCCATCAAGGGCATGCACAAGCTCGCTGAACTGGGCGCCTACGGGGTGACCTTCCACGACAATGACCTGGTTCCCTTCGACGCCACGGCGCAGGAGCGGGACATCATCATCAAGAACTTCACCAACGCCCTGGCCGAAACCGGCCTCAAGGCACCCATGGTGACCACCAACCTGTTCACGCACCCGGTGTTCAAGGACGGCGGCTTCACCTCCAATGACCGCTCCGTCCGCCGCTTCGCGCTGCGCAAGGTGCTGCGAAACATCGACCTCGCCGCGGAGCTCGGCGCGGAAACCTTCGTGATGTGGGGCGGCCGCGAAGGCAGCGAATACGACGGTTCCAAGGACTTCTCCGCAGCCTTTGACCGCATGCGTGAGGGCATCGACACCGCTGCCGGCTACATCAAGGAGAAGGGCTACGGGCTGCGCATCGCCATCGAGCCCAAGCCCAACGAACCGCGCGGCGACATCTTCCTGCCGACCATCGGCCACGGCCTGGCATTCATCGCCCAGCTCGAGCACGGTGACATTGTCGGCCTGAACCCGGAGACCGGGCACGAGCAGATGGCCGGGCTGAACTTCACCCACGGCATCGCCCAGGCCCTGTGGTCCGGCAAGCTGTTCCACATCGACCTCAACGGCCAGAAGTCCATCAAGTTCGACCAGGACCTCGTCTTCGGGCACGGCGACCTTACCAGCGCCTTCTTCACCGTGGACCTGCTGGAGAACGGTTTCCCCAACGGCGGACCGCGCTACGAAGGCCCGCGGCACTTCGACTACAAGCCCTCCCGCACCGAGGGCTACGAAGGCGTCTGGGAATCCGCCAAGGCCAACATGGACATGTACCTGCTGCTCAAGGAACGTGCCCTGGCCTTCCGCGCCGATCCCGAGGTACAGGAAGCCATGCAGTACGCCGGCATTACCGAGCTGGCACAGCCCACGCTGGCTGCCGGTGAATCCGTCACGGACCTGCTTTCCGATTCCGCGTCCTTCGAGGACTTCAACGCCGACGCCGCCGCGGACCGCGACTTCGGTTTCGTGAAGCTGAACCAGCTTGCGCTGGAACACCTGATGGGTGCCCGCTAGGCTACCTGCGCACGACGCGCAAAACATCACCGAATCGTGCTGCCGCCGGGCCCTGGGGGACCGGCGGCAGCACCCGTTGAAAGGCTCGACATGCCACTCGTTGCCGGAGTCGACAGCTCCACCCAGTCCTGCAAGGTAGTCATCCGCGATGCCCAGACCGGCGCGCTGCTGCGCGAAGGCACGGCCCGCCACCCGGCTGGTACCGAGGTGGACCCGGAAGCATGGTGGGCAGCCTTCCTGGAAGCTGCGGCGGCTGCCGGGGGACTGGACGACGTCGACGCCGTCTCGGTAGGCGGGCAGCAGCACGGCATGGTCTGCCTGGATGAAACCGGTGCCGTGGTCCGCCCGGCCCTGCTCTGGAACGATGTCCGCTCCGCCGCTGCCGCGGACAAGCTCGTTGCCGATGCCGGGCCCGACGGTGCCCGGTACTGGGCCGACACCACGGGCTCGGTGCCGGTGGCCTCGTTCACTGCGACGAAGCTGCGCTGGCTGGCCGAAAACGAACCGGAAAACGCCGCCCGCACCGCCGCCGTCTGCCTGCCGCACGACTGGCTGAGCTGGCGCCTGGCCGGTTACGGGCCGGGCAGCGGTGCGGAAGGGCTGGCCGCTCTGACCACCGACCGGTCCGACGCCTCCGGCACCGGCTACTGGTCCCCGTCCACCGGCGAGTACCTCCCTGAAATCCTGGAGCAGACCCTCGGCCACGTGCCGCAGCTGCCCCGCGTCCTGGGCCCGCTCGAAGCGGGTGCCCGCACTCCCGCCGGTGCGCTGATCGGGCCCGGCGCCGGTGACAACGCCGCTGCCGGACTGGGTGTCGCTGCCGGGGTGGGGGATGTGGTGGTCTCCATCGGCACCTCAGGCACCGTGTTCGCCGTCGTCGACAATCCGACGTCGGACGCCACCGGCCTGGTGGCCGGCTTTGCCGACGCCACCGGTCACTTCCTCCCGCTGACCGCCACCCTGAACGCGTCCCGCATCCTGGACGCCACCGCCGCCCTGCTCGGGGTGGAACTGAACGAACTGACACGGCTGGCCCTCTCCGCTCCGGCCGGTGCCGACGGCCTGGTGATGGTGCCCTACTTCGAAGGGGAACGCACCCCTAACCTGCCGGACGCCACCGGGTCCCTGCACGGCATGACGCTGCGGAACTTCACTCCCGCCAACCTGGCCCGGGCCGCCGTCGAGGCCGTGGCCTGCTCGCTCGCGGACGGTTTCGCGGCGCTGAAGAACACGGGGGTCTCCGCGCAGCGGGTGATCCTGGTGGGCGGAGCTGCCCGGTCCGAGGCGATCCAGCAGGTCATCGCCGCTGTCTTCGAGCTTCCCGTCACCGTCCCGCGGCCGGGGGAGTACGTGGCCGACGGCGCCGCCCGGCAGGCCGCAGCCATCCTCACCGGTGAGTGGCCTGCGTGGAACGACGGCGCGTCCGTGGTGGTCACGGCGGATCCCACGCCCGGGGTGCTGCAGCGTTACCGGCAGGCTGCGGGAAGCCCTGCGCTGCCGGCTGCCGGATAGGATCGGGCCCATGACTTCCACTTTCGGGCCCAACGGCCATCCGGTTTCCCTGGCCGCCGGGGATTACCGGGCCACCATCCTGCCGGTGGGTGCCACGCTCGCCGGGCTGACCTTCGGCGGCCGGGACGTGGTGCTGCCGCTCGCGGAGGACGAAATTCCGGAGGCCTTCACCGGCAAGGTACTGATGCCCTGGCCCAACCGGATTGCCGGCGGCCGCTACACCTTTGGCGGCACCGAGTACCAGGTGCCGGTCAACGAGCCCGAGACCGGCATGGCCCTGCACGGGCTGGTGGCCTGGGATGCCTGGGACGTTGTCGAAACCTCGCCGGAGCGCGCGGTCCTGCGGCACCGGCTGATGGGACAGCCCGGCTATCCGTTCCAGCTGGAACTGCAGGCGGTCTATGCCCTGGATGCCGACACCGGACTAAGCGTGGAGTTGTCCGCCGCCAATGCGGGCACTGCGCCCGCACCCTACGGAGCCTCTGCCCACCCCTACCTCACTGCAGACCGGGTGCCGGTGGACCGGTGCGTGCTGGACGTTCCTGCCGCGCAGGTCCTCGGTGGTCCGGAGCAGTCCGGCAGGCCCCTGGATTTGAGCGAACTGCGGGACACCAAGGGGACCGTGCTCTCCTTCTCCGCTCCGGAACCGATCGGCGCACGCACTGTGGACCATGCCTTCACCGGCCTGCCCGACGGCGACTGGCAGGCCACGCTCACCGACCCGGAGACCGGCTTCGGCGCCGTCCTGTCCGCCAGCGGCAAGGAGGCACCGTGGCTGCAGGTCTATTCCGGCGAGAAGATGGACCGCCTGGGCGTGGGCGTGGAGCCGATGACCTGCCCCCCGGATGCCTTCAACTCCGGGGAGGGCCTCATTGTGCTGGCACCCGGCGAGGATCACCGGCTGTCCTACCGGATCGCGGCCGTTTCTGAGAGGTCGCGGCAGTAGACTTCCCGGATGCGGACTCTGGAGACCGATCGACTGACCCTGCGCCCGTTCACGTCCGAGGACGCGGCGTTCGTCCTGGACCTGTACTCCCGCATGGAGGTGCAGCGTTTTCTGGGCACCAACCCCAAGCTGATGCAGGACCGGGCCGAGGCGCTTGCACTCATTGAGGCGTGGGCCGGCAGGGACGACGGAACCTGCGGCGTTTGGGCGGTGCAGGACAAGGACACCGGTCAGCTGGCCGGGACGCTGCTGCTCAAGCCCATCCCGGCGTCGGGCCCGGAACGGAAGCCCTCGGACGATATTGAAATCGGCTGGCACTTCCATCCAGACAGCTGGGGCAAGGGCTATGCGTCGGAGGCGGGGGCAGCCGTGCTGGCACACGCGTTCGCGGCGGGCCTGCCGCAGGTCGTGGCCGTCACCAACCCCGCCAACACGGCGTCGATGCGGGTCTGCGGGAAAATCGGGTTGCAGCACCAGGGCAGCACGGACCGGTATTACAACACCGTCTGCGAGCTCTTCACCGCCGAAAACCCGGGCTAGGGTTACGCGAACTGCTTCTGCAGGAACGCCAGGGCCAGGACCTCGTCCTCGATGCCGCCGGCCTCATGCTGGTTGAACGGCCACACGGACAATTCCTTCGGACCGGCGTAGTTGTTGTACGCGGCGTAGACCGTGGACGGGGGAGTGGTGGTGTCCATCAGCCCCACCGAGAACAGGGCGGGGGCCGTGGCGCGCGGCACCAGGTTCACGGCGTCGAAATAGCGCAGCGTTTCCATGACCCGGTTGGCGGCACCTCGCTGCATGGACAGGAAATCAACGATTTCACGGTACGGGTAGCCGTCGGTGACGGTCAGCGCCCGCGGAAAGTCGGAAAGGAACGGCACCAGGGCGACGACGGCGGCCACCTCCGGGCACAGCGAAGCGGCAGCCAGGGCCAGCCCTCCACCCTGGCTCTGTCCCAGCACGGCCACCCGCGCCGGATCGACCGGTGCGGCTCCGCTGCCGGCCAGCGAACGCATAGCCTCCACCGCCCGGACGGCATCGGTGATTAGGCGGCGGTAGTAATAGGTCTGCGGGGCGAGCACCCCTCGCGTCATCACCCCCGGAACCTGCGGACCTGCACTGCCGGCGGCGTCCGGCGTCGCACCCGTGCTCCACCCCGCGCCCTGCCCGCGGGTGTCCATCTGCAGGTGGGCGAAACCGGTGGAGGCCCAGAACAGGCTCTCGCGGGCGTCCCCGCGCCCGCCGCCGTAACCGACAAACTGCACGATGCCGGGCAGTTGCCCATCACCTCGCACGCTCCGGGCGGGCAGCCGCAGCCAGGCCTGGATGGGTTCACCGCCGAAACCCGGGAACACCACGTCGTAAACTTCCACCGTCTGCAGCCCGCCGGGGTAGGGGGTGACCCCTACCGCCAGCGGGTGCTGCCGTGCCTCGTCCAGGGTGTCCGCCCAGAACCGGTCCAGGTCCTCCGGAGCGCTGGTGCTGCCTCGATAGGCGGCAAGCTGGTCAGCGGGCAGGTCGTAGTACATGCGTTTCCGGCTCCCGGGTTGAAGGTGCGCGTTGCGTGCGGTTGCGGGTGTTCAGCCCAGCGGCACCACGTCCGCCGGACAGTGCAGCCGCCGGGTGTGGTCCACTACCCGGACGGTTCCCGTCAGGGTAACACCGGCGGTTGCCCGGATATCAGTGCTGGAAGCCCCGAGCCGCAGCTCCAGCTCACCGGGCTCCACAATGCGCTGCCCTTCCCGCCCGGTGAAGGACGCGGCGTCGGCCGGAACCGTAAACCGCACCTTCGCCGCTTCCCCCGAGCGCAGCGGGACCCGGGCGAACCCGGCCAGCCGCTGCACCGGTCGCACCACCGAGGCCACCGGATCGTGCAGGTAGAGCTGGACGATCTCGACACCGTCGCGCCCGCCGGTGTTGGCTACCGTGACGGAGACGAACGTTTCGCCGTCGACGCCGAACTCGGCCGGTCCGTCGAGGGAGGCGTCCGACCAGTCGAAGCTGCTGTAACCCAGCCCGTGGCCGAACCCGAAGGCCGGCGTTGGATCGATGCTGGACACGTCGCTCAACTGCGCCAGCGGAGCGGCCAGATAGGTGGACGGCTGCGCACCGGGGGATGCCGGAACGCTGACCGGCAGCCGGCCGCTGGGATTCACCCTGCCGCTCAGCACACCGGCGATCGCCGGTCCGCCCTCTTCTCCGGGGAAGAACGCGTGCACAATGGCGGCGGCTTCCGTGACTGCGCGGCCCAGGGCATAGGGGCGCCCGGTCAGCAGCACCAGGACTACGGGTTTGCCGGTGTCCAGCAGTTCATCCAGCAGCTGCTGCTGCACTCCGGGCAGGACCAGCGATTCGGTGTCGCAGCCTTCGCCGCTGGTGCCGCGTCCGAAGAGTCCGGACCGGTCGCCCAGCACGGCCACGACGACGTCGGCCTCCCGGGCGGCTGACAGCGCATCGGCGAATCCGTCCGTCTCAGGTCCGTCCACGCTGCAGCCGGCGGTCACGGTCATTGCGCTGTCCGGGAACTCGCCGCGCAGCGCTGCCGCGACAGTGGGCAGCTCGATTCCCGCTGCCACCTCCGGGTGCTGCACACCCACGTGGGCGGGGAAGGAGTAGCA is a window of Arthrobacter sp. zg-Y1171 DNA encoding:
- a CDS encoding FGGY-family carbohydrate kinase; this encodes MPLVAGVDSSTQSCKVVIRDAQTGALLREGTARHPAGTEVDPEAWWAAFLEAAAAAGGLDDVDAVSVGGQQHGMVCLDETGAVVRPALLWNDVRSAAAADKLVADAGPDGARYWADTTGSVPVASFTATKLRWLAENEPENAARTAAVCLPHDWLSWRLAGYGPGSGAEGLAALTTDRSDASGTGYWSPSTGEYLPEILEQTLGHVPQLPRVLGPLEAGARTPAGALIGPGAGDNAAAGLGVAAGVGDVVVSIGTSGTVFAVVDNPTSDATGLVAGFADATGHFLPLTATLNASRILDATAALLGVELNELTRLALSAPAGADGLVMVPYFEGERTPNLPDATGSLHGMTLRNFTPANLARAAVEAVACSLADGFAALKNTGVSAQRVILVGGAARSEAIQQVIAAVFELPVTVPRPGEYVADGAARQAAAILTGEWPAWNDGASVVVTADPTPGVLQRYRQAAGSPALPAAG
- a CDS encoding acetylxylan esterase, which translates into the protein MYYDLPADQLAAYRGSTSAPEDLDRFWADTLDEARQHPLAVGVTPYPGGLQTVEVYDVVFPGFGGEPIQAWLRLPARSVRGDGQLPGIVQFVGYGGGRGDARESLFWASTGFAHLQMDTRGQGAGWSTGATPDAAGSAGPQVPGVMTRGVLAPQTYYYRRLITDAVRAVEAMRSLAGSGAAPVDPARVAVLGQSQGGGLALAAASLCPEVAAVVALVPFLSDFPRALTVTDGYPYREIVDFLSMQRGAANRVMETLRYFDAVNLVPRATAPALFSVGLMDTTTPPSTVYAAYNNYAGPKELSVWPFNQHEAGGIEDEVLALAFLQKQFA
- the xylA gene encoding xylose isomerase, which encodes MTPSPSDRFTFGLWTIGWTGTDPFGTPTRAALDPIKGMHKLAELGAYGVTFHDNDLVPFDATAQERDIIIKNFTNALAETGLKAPMVTTNLFTHPVFKDGGFTSNDRSVRRFALRKVLRNIDLAAELGAETFVMWGGREGSEYDGSKDFSAAFDRMREGIDTAAGYIKEKGYGLRIAIEPKPNEPRGDIFLPTIGHGLAFIAQLEHGDIVGLNPETGHEQMAGLNFTHGIAQALWSGKLFHIDLNGQKSIKFDQDLVFGHGDLTSAFFTVDLLENGFPNGGPRYEGPRHFDYKPSRTEGYEGVWESAKANMDMYLLLKERALAFRADPEVQEAMQYAGITELAQPTLAAGESVTDLLSDSASFEDFNADAAADRDFGFVKLNQLALEHLMGAR
- a CDS encoding GNAT family N-acetyltransferase → MRTLETDRLTLRPFTSEDAAFVLDLYSRMEVQRFLGTNPKLMQDRAEALALIEAWAGRDDGTCGVWAVQDKDTGQLAGTLLLKPIPASGPERKPSDDIEIGWHFHPDSWGKGYASEAGAAVLAHAFAAGLPQVVAVTNPANTASMRVCGKIGLQHQGSTDRYYNTVCELFTAENPG
- a CDS encoding aldose-1-epimerase produces the protein MTSTFGPNGHPVSLAAGDYRATILPVGATLAGLTFGGRDVVLPLAEDEIPEAFTGKVLMPWPNRIAGGRYTFGGTEYQVPVNEPETGMALHGLVAWDAWDVVETSPERAVLRHRLMGQPGYPFQLELQAVYALDADTGLSVELSAANAGTAPAPYGASAHPYLTADRVPVDRCVLDVPAAQVLGGPEQSGRPLDLSELRDTKGTVLSFSAPEPIGARTVDHAFTGLPDGDWQATLTDPETGFGAVLSASGKEAPWLQVYSGEKMDRLGVGVEPMTCPPDAFNSGEGLIVLAPGEDHRLSYRIAAVSERSRQ